In one Brevibacillus composti genomic region, the following are encoded:
- a CDS encoding hemolysin family protein: MDSIPIVLNLLFVLFLVVLNGFFVAAEFALVKVRQTRLTQMVNEGNKRAAFAQKVTQKLDAYLSACQVGITLASLGLGWVGEPVIAEMIVKPLLGSFHLPDYLLSTISFGIAFTIITFLHIVLGELAPKSLAIQKAETTSLWVAAPLMFFYKLLYPAIYVLNGSANRMLKWFGLEPVSEHEAAHTEEEIRLLVNQSHQSGHIDQTELSLVEHVFDFSETVAREIMIPRIDMICLYTTNSFEENLAIVSSQRHTRFPVATGDKDNLIGFVHATDFYLSALDKQNTKLEEILRPLLTVPESMEISHVLRLMQKKRSQIAIVIDEYGGTAGLLTMEDILEEIVGDIQDEFDTHERPELEKLENGLSVAGKMLLTELNDHLPFELVSDEVDTVGGWLYSQLEEEIAVGASVEIEDHLFTIAAMDNHRVTRITIKKLNRQPAEPAEAQLSAV, encoded by the coding sequence TTGGACAGTATTCCGATAGTGCTTAACCTGCTTTTTGTGCTGTTTCTCGTTGTATTGAATGGCTTTTTCGTCGCAGCCGAATTCGCGCTCGTAAAGGTGCGGCAGACACGCCTGACGCAGATGGTCAATGAGGGGAACAAACGGGCCGCCTTCGCCCAGAAAGTGACGCAGAAACTGGACGCGTACCTGTCTGCCTGCCAGGTCGGGATTACGCTGGCGTCGCTTGGACTCGGTTGGGTCGGGGAACCGGTCATCGCCGAGATGATCGTGAAGCCGCTGCTGGGTTCGTTCCACCTGCCTGATTACCTGCTGTCGACGATTTCCTTCGGGATCGCCTTTACGATCATCACCTTCCTGCATATCGTGCTGGGCGAGCTGGCGCCCAAATCGCTCGCCATTCAAAAAGCGGAAACCACATCCCTGTGGGTGGCGGCACCATTGATGTTCTTTTATAAATTGCTGTATCCGGCGATCTACGTATTGAACGGGAGCGCCAACCGGATGCTCAAATGGTTCGGCCTGGAGCCGGTGTCCGAGCATGAAGCGGCTCATACGGAAGAAGAGATCCGCTTACTCGTCAACCAGAGCCACCAGAGCGGCCATATTGACCAGACTGAACTTTCGCTCGTGGAACATGTTTTTGACTTTTCCGAAACGGTCGCCCGGGAGATTATGATCCCCCGCATCGACATGATTTGTTTATATACAACCAACAGCTTTGAGGAAAATCTGGCGATTGTCAGCTCGCAGCGCCACACTCGTTTTCCCGTGGCCACAGGCGACAAGGACAATCTGATCGGCTTCGTCCACGCGACCGACTTTTACCTGTCGGCCCTGGACAAGCAAAACACCAAGCTGGAGGAGATCCTCCGTCCGCTCCTGACTGTGCCGGAATCGATGGAGATCAGCCACGTGCTGCGGCTGATGCAGAAAAAGCGCTCGCAAATCGCGATCGTCATCGACGAGTACGGCGGTACGGCGGGACTCTTGACGATGGAAGACATCCTGGAAGAGATCGTCGGAGACATTCAGGATGAGTTCGACACCCATGAGCGGCCTGAGCTGGAGAAGCTGGAGAACGGTTTGTCGGTGGCCGGGAAAATGCTGCTGACCGAGCTGAATGACCACTTGCCGTTTGAACTGGTTTCCGACGAGGTGGATACGGTGGGGGGCTGGCTGTACAGTCAGCTGGAAGAGGAGATCGCCGTAGGCGCTTCGGTGGAGATCGAGGACCATCTGTTCACCATCGCCGCGATGGATAACCACCGCGTCACGCGGATCACGATCAAAAAGCTGAACCGCCAACCGGCCGAGCCGGCAGAAGCGCAATTGAGCGCAGTGTAA
- a CDS encoding DUF3905 domain-containing protein, which produces MDEKTSKELKDISIDGTLPHQISAPDYKNSSREIQKPFINEHGVVIGDSYYSSANSPLQQWDTDTDPAEMAGDEWVHPTNDIGWNSTENKELLEDIQPKGQFMHPTLDVSKGRD; this is translated from the coding sequence ATGGATGAGAAGACGTCAAAAGAGCTGAAAGATATCTCGATCGACGGGACGCTGCCTCACCAGATCAGCGCTCCGGACTATAAAAATTCGTCCCGGGAGATTCAAAAGCCGTTTATTAACGAACATGGCGTAGTCATTGGAGACAGTTACTACAGCTCCGCCAATTCCCCGCTGCAACAATGGGATACCGACACCGATCCAGCGGAGATGGCCGGGGATGAGTGGGTGCACCCGACCAATGACATCGGCTGGAACAGCACCGAAAACAAAGAGCTCCTGGAGGATATTCAGCCAAAAGGGCAGTTTATGCACCCGACCCTCGACGTGAGCAAGGGCAGAGACTAA
- a CDS encoding excisionase family DNA-binding protein, which translates to METTKTYLTVAETAEYLDLPMPFLLEKIREGRIRAVHNGEEYLINKDQFQHFLEQMKKLRAFEEAEKQEPIPESYDVKDED; encoded by the coding sequence ATGGAAACGACAAAAACCTATCTGACCGTAGCGGAGACAGCTGAATACCTGGATTTGCCAATGCCGTTTCTTCTCGAAAAAATTCGCGAGGGACGGATTCGAGCCGTTCACAACGGAGAAGAGTATCTCATCAACAAGGATCAATTCCAGCATTTTCTGGAGCAGATGAAGAAGCTGCGCGCGTTCGAGGAAGCGGAAAAGCAGGAGCCGATCCCGGAGAGCTATGATGTGAAGGATGAAGACTAG
- a CDS encoding NUDIX domain-containing protein → MAWYHPLISWYWRLRKPLTLGVRLIVTDRQKGVLLVRHTYVKGWYLPGGGVEKGESFQDAARRELWEECRAEARSMTLCHLYYSEREGKRDYIALFHVDDFRQEQHEPNDPEVAEYRFFPWDGLPREMTPATSRRIEEFCQRHYPTDRW, encoded by the coding sequence ATGGCCTGGTATCATCCGTTGATCAGCTGGTACTGGCGCCTCAGAAAGCCTCTGACGTTGGGAGTCCGCTTGATCGTGACGGATCGGCAGAAAGGCGTGCTGCTTGTTCGCCATACCTATGTAAAGGGCTGGTATCTGCCAGGCGGGGGCGTGGAAAAGGGGGAGTCCTTTCAGGATGCAGCCAGGCGGGAGCTGTGGGAGGAGTGCAGGGCCGAAGCCAGGTCCATGACGCTTTGCCATTTGTACTACAGCGAGAGAGAAGGAAAGCGGGACTATATTGCTCTTTTCCACGTAGATGACTTTCGCCAGGAGCAGCACGAGCCAAATGATCCAGAGGTGGCTGAGTACCGCTTTTTCCCCTGGGATGGGCTGCCCCGGGAGATGACCCCTGCTACCAGCCGGCGAATTGAGGAGTTTTGCCAGCGGCACTACCCGACCGATCGATGGTGA
- a CDS encoding glucose-6-phosphate isomerase has protein sequence MNQALRFDYSHACEFIAQHDWDQLAAEVCRAHTQLHLGTGPGSEFRGWLDLPIQLCQPERERIRQAADKIRADSDVLIVIGIGGSYLGAKAALEMLGHHFNNRLPAGRRSGPEIYFVGNNVSSVYLVHLLELLEGKNVSLNVVSKSGTTMEPAIAFRLFRDWMVKKYGQEQARTRIYATTDRKKGALRQLADREGYASFVIPDDVGGRYSILTPVGLLPMAAGGIDIDELLQGAACARERFASPDLDQNPCYQYAAVRNLFYRQGKLIEILVSYEPRFRFFGEWWKQLFAESEGKGGKGLFPVAAEYSADLHSIGQYLQDGQRHLFETVLSVQKSEVDVTIADDPDNLDGLQYLAGKGMEYVRARVLRGAILAHTDGGVPNLLVEIPRMTAYHFGELIYFFEKACAISGYLLGVNPFDQPGVEAYKTNMFALLGRPGFEKRKAELEARIDGNDKNLSDRSGDS, from the coding sequence ATGAACCAGGCACTTCGATTCGACTACTCCCATGCGTGCGAATTCATTGCGCAGCACGACTGGGATCAGCTTGCTGCTGAAGTGTGCAGGGCACATACACAGCTTCACCTCGGGACGGGGCCGGGGAGTGAGTTTCGCGGATGGCTCGATTTGCCGATTCAGCTCTGTCAGCCCGAACGGGAGCGGATCAGGCAGGCAGCGGACAAGATCCGCGCTGATTCGGATGTGCTGATCGTGATCGGGATCGGAGGATCGTATCTGGGTGCGAAGGCTGCGCTGGAAATGCTCGGTCACCACTTCAACAACCGGCTCCCTGCCGGCAGGAGAAGCGGTCCCGAGATTTATTTTGTCGGAAACAACGTAAGCTCGGTGTACCTGGTTCATCTGCTGGAACTGCTGGAGGGGAAAAATGTCTCGCTGAACGTCGTCTCCAAGTCCGGGACGACCATGGAGCCGGCGATCGCATTTCGGCTGTTTCGGGACTGGATGGTGAAAAAGTACGGGCAAGAGCAGGCGCGCACGCGCATCTATGCGACAACGGACCGGAAAAAGGGGGCGCTCCGGCAGCTTGCCGACCGTGAAGGCTACGCCAGTTTTGTCATACCGGATGACGTTGGCGGCCGTTATTCCATTTTGACGCCGGTCGGTCTTTTGCCCATGGCGGCCGGCGGGATCGACATCGACGAGCTGCTGCAGGGAGCGGCCTGCGCCAGGGAGCGCTTCGCCTCGCCCGACCTGGACCAAAATCCGTGCTATCAGTACGCAGCGGTTCGAAATCTCTTCTATCGCCAGGGGAAGCTGATCGAGATCCTGGTCAGCTACGAGCCCCGGTTCCGCTTCTTTGGAGAGTGGTGGAAGCAGTTGTTTGCGGAGTCCGAAGGCAAGGGGGGCAAGGGACTCTTCCCCGTCGCTGCCGAATACTCGGCGGATCTTCACTCCATCGGCCAATATCTGCAAGACGGCCAGCGTCACCTCTTCGAAACCGTTCTGTCGGTCCAGAAATCGGAAGTGGATGTGACGATTGCCGATGATCCCGACAATCTGGACGGCCTGCAGTACCTCGCCGGGAAAGGCATGGAATACGTCCGCGCCCGTGTCCTGCGGGGAGCGATTTTGGCACATACCGATGGCGGCGTGCCCAATCTTCTAGTGGAAATTCCGCGGATGACAGCGTATCATTTTGGTGAGCTGATCTATTTTTTTGAAAAGGCTTGTGCGATCAGCGGCTACCTCTTGGGCGTCAACCCGTTTGACCAGCCTGGCGTGGAAGCGTACAAGACCAATATGTTCGCCCTGCTCGGGCGGCCTGGCTTTGAAAAACGAAAAGCGGAATTGGAAGCGAGAATCGATGGAAACGACAAAAACCTATCTGACCGTAGCGGAGACAGCTGA
- a CDS encoding site-2 protease family protein, producing the protein MNKTRSALLAIGAFLLTNAKWLVSLLKFSKFGTTLLSMVVSLGAYAMLYGWKFAIALVYLIFVHEMGHVIAAKQKGIATSPAVFIPFAGAFIAMKDHPRDARTEAYLAYGGPLAGLLSFLPALPLYWWTHDPFWALVIYLGALINLFNLLPISPLDGGRIVSVLSTKIWLIGLIVLGVMLFANPGPIMVFIFIIGLITWWNRAREGYQKQVLEYEREKLTDFLQEVHSWPQLESTLGKREELYAKQLHAKARKAPEGYALPFLQDEKRLEKERVRLDKFTAERTWELFHQWERETVVFIDGDPFRPAPSRLLTEAEKTARDRLAELDENLHRMNTYYVAAASTKWKVLAAYLGLAGLVRLFRVWANPPPDCLAHQDVRAASGFPGAFFFGFQALCPLWPLQRAKTCEPDTRCPFFRVEWGAAGRNEPKSTLSNE; encoded by the coding sequence ATGAACAAAACCAGGTCAGCCTTGCTGGCCATCGGCGCTTTTCTCTTGACTAATGCAAAATGGCTCGTCAGCCTGCTGAAGTTCTCCAAATTCGGCACGACCCTGCTGTCCATGGTCGTCAGCCTGGGAGCTTACGCCATGCTGTACGGCTGGAAATTCGCAATCGCCCTGGTCTACCTCATCTTTGTCCACGAGATGGGCCATGTCATCGCCGCCAAACAAAAAGGAATTGCCACTTCACCGGCCGTCTTTATCCCGTTTGCCGGTGCTTTTATCGCGATGAAGGACCATCCGCGAGATGCCCGCACCGAGGCGTATCTGGCCTACGGCGGACCGCTGGCGGGCTTGCTCTCCTTTCTCCCGGCCCTGCCCTTGTACTGGTGGACCCACGATCCGTTTTGGGCGCTGGTCATCTATCTGGGAGCCTTGATCAACCTGTTCAACCTGCTGCCGATCTCGCCGCTGGACGGCGGGAGAATCGTCTCTGTTTTGTCTACCAAAATTTGGTTGATCGGACTGATTGTACTGGGCGTCATGCTCTTTGCCAATCCCGGCCCGATTATGGTCTTTATCTTCATTATCGGTCTCATCACCTGGTGGAATCGCGCTCGCGAAGGCTATCAGAAGCAAGTGCTGGAGTACGAACGGGAGAAGCTGACGGATTTCCTGCAGGAGGTCCACAGCTGGCCGCAACTGGAGAGTACCTTGGGCAAGCGGGAGGAGCTCTACGCAAAGCAGCTCCACGCCAAAGCCCGCAAAGCTCCGGAGGGATACGCGCTGCCCTTTTTGCAGGACGAAAAGCGGCTCGAAAAGGAGCGCGTGCGACTGGATAAATTCACCGCCGAACGGACTTGGGAGCTGTTCCACCAGTGGGAGCGGGAGACGGTCGTCTTCATCGACGGCGATCCCTTCCGCCCGGCACCGTCCCGTCTGCTGACGGAAGCGGAGAAAACAGCCCGCGACCGCCTGGCGGAGCTCGACGAGAATCTGCACCGCATGAACACGTACTACGTCGCCGCGGCCTCAACCAAGTGGAAGGTCCTGGCCGCCTATCTCGGTCTGGCCGGTCTTGTCCGGCTTTTTCGTGTATGGGCAAACCCTCCTCCAGACTGTCTAGCCCATCAAGATGTCCGTGCTGCGTCCGGTTTCCCGGGCGCTTTTTTTTTCGGTTTTCAAGCGCTTTGCCCTCTGTGGCCCCTCCAGCGGGCAAAAACGTGTGAGCCGGATACCAGATGTCCGTTTTTTCGGGTGGAATGGGGCGCAGCAGGTCGGAATGAACCAAAATCGACTTTGAGCAACGAATAA
- a CDS encoding LysE family translocator, translated as MQFVKTGTDTAVQLVMMGAIYTALSIIWFIVYVFFINYLRVWLMSPKVQGMMDKATGLVLIGFGLKLAMEKQS; from the coding sequence ATACAATTTGTAAAGACCGGCACCGATACGGCTGTGCAACTGGTCATGATGGGAGCGATTTACACGGCACTCTCGATCATCTGGTTCATCGTCTATGTATTTTTTATCAACTACTTGCGTGTCTGGCTCATGTCTCCAAAAGTGCAGGGTATGATGGACAAGGCAACGGGACTTGTGCTGATTGGCTTCGGCTTAAAATTGGCCATGGAAAAGCAAAGCTGA
- the sspK gene encoding small acid-soluble spore protein K: MVRNKAKDFGKTAEIRGPKAQSEAVRSDGSINSEPQERLKENR, translated from the coding sequence ATGGTACGAAACAAAGCAAAAGATTTTGGGAAAACGGCCGAGATTCGCGGGCCGAAAGCCCAGTCAGAAGCTGTTCGTTCTGACGGCTCCATCAATAGTGAACCACAAGAGCGCCTAAAAGAAAACCGGTAA
- a CDS encoding YqkE family protein encodes MAKKQRRQKPQESRQEQAGLAEKTGLNLKEMLSENALGKLKQLEQTMKKEQERALQAAAEQKKREQEERERNKSFAELLEDYEKKGGGKYS; translated from the coding sequence ATGGCAAAAAAACAGCGGAGGCAAAAGCCGCAAGAGTCCCGGCAGGAGCAGGCGGGACTTGCGGAAAAGACAGGCCTCAACCTCAAGGAGATGCTCAGCGAGAATGCGCTGGGCAAACTGAAGCAGTTGGAGCAGACGATGAAAAAAGAGCAGGAACGCGCTCTGCAAGCCGCAGCCGAGCAGAAAAAGCGCGAACAGGAAGAGCGGGAACGAAACAAGAGCTTTGCCGAACTGCTCGAGGATTATGAGAAAAAGGGCGGAGGTAAATACAGCTGA
- a CDS encoding YugN family protein → MKTIQSSLAGTRGTYGYFREALEPDGFTLANWDYDQGYLDKKLDDQGMVYLRIPVQVQEGELDAADAWLEMGTPFVLKHVYQRDVEEDIGYYSAVASAVMNQFQEPVDKDDAVEDHWVRKAEAIVRDLEIRFE, encoded by the coding sequence ATGAAAACCATTCAGAGCAGCCTGGCAGGCACGAGGGGGACTTACGGCTATTTTCGCGAGGCACTTGAGCCCGACGGCTTTACCCTGGCCAATTGGGATTACGATCAAGGGTATCTGGATAAAAAGCTGGACGATCAGGGGATGGTGTATCTGCGCATCCCCGTTCAGGTACAGGAGGGAGAGCTGGACGCAGCCGACGCCTGGCTGGAGATGGGGACACCTTTTGTCCTGAAGCACGTCTACCAACGAGACGTGGAGGAAGACATCGGCTACTACTCGGCTGTCGCTTCGGCGGTGATGAACCAGTTTCAGGAGCCGGTGGACAAGGATGACGCGGTGGAGGACCACTGGGTCCGCAAGGCAGAGGCGATCGTCCGGGACCTGGAAATCAGGTTTGAATAG
- the thiO gene encoding glycine oxidase ThiO yields MTDFVLIGGGIIGLSLAYELSKRGMAVTVVEQGEWGGQASSAAAGMLAPLKEFSQPGPLLDLGMKSLQLYPGWAKELEETTGIEVQLCRSGVMTVALTEDEERSLRQKYEWQKEAGYDVHWMTGKELRELEPLLTEGVTAGIYSPGEGHINNRMLLSALVMACRQQGVRLLSGCAVAGMASEGSRVTGVHTTQGMIPAAHTVITAGAWAGMIADWLGVSVLVRPVRGQVAAVSSIGVPLQTVIFGSGGYITPKRDGKIVLGATEDEAGFQREVTLHGLTHVLQGVIPYVPVLQSAAFLQAWAGLRPAAADGLPLLGPLPGWEGVFVAGGHFRNGILLSPVTAVSMSDYLVDGQDGPLAPFSPARFLAASDKR; encoded by the coding sequence ATGACCGACTTCGTACTGATCGGTGGAGGCATCATTGGACTCAGTCTGGCATATGAGCTGTCGAAGCGAGGCATGGCGGTAACCGTCGTGGAGCAAGGAGAATGGGGAGGACAGGCTTCCTCTGCTGCAGCAGGCATGCTGGCGCCGCTGAAGGAATTCTCTCAGCCGGGGCCGCTGCTTGATCTCGGGATGAAATCTCTGCAGTTGTATCCAGGCTGGGCTAAGGAACTGGAGGAGACGACCGGAATCGAGGTGCAGCTATGCCGCTCGGGCGTTATGACGGTGGCATTGACAGAAGACGAAGAGCGCTCCCTGCGGCAAAAATACGAGTGGCAAAAGGAAGCCGGGTACGATGTCCACTGGATGACCGGTAAAGAGCTGCGGGAGCTGGAGCCGCTGCTCACTGAAGGGGTGACGGCGGGGATCTATTCGCCGGGGGAGGGCCATATCAACAATCGGATGCTCCTCTCGGCTCTCGTCATGGCTTGCCGGCAGCAGGGGGTCCGCCTGCTTTCGGGCTGCGCCGTGGCCGGAATGGCCTCTGAAGGGAGCCGCGTCACCGGCGTGCATACGACACAGGGGATGATTCCCGCCGCCCATACGGTGATTACAGCCGGAGCCTGGGCGGGCATGATCGCAGATTGGCTGGGGGTATCTGTGCTGGTCAGGCCGGTGCGAGGACAGGTGGCCGCCGTCTCTTCCATCGGGGTTCCCCTGCAGACCGTCATTTTTGGATCAGGCGGCTATATCACGCCCAAGCGGGATGGCAAGATTGTCCTCGGCGCCACGGAAGACGAAGCAGGCTTTCAGCGGGAGGTAACCCTGCACGGATTGACGCATGTGCTGCAAGGGGTGATCCCCTATGTGCCCGTGCTGCAATCCGCCGCCTTTTTGCAAGCCTGGGCGGGACTGCGTCCAGCTGCGGCGGACGGTCTCCCGCTGCTCGGGCCTCTTCCAGGGTGGGAGGGGGTCTTTGTGGCAGGGGGCCATTTCCGCAACGGCATACTCCTGTCTCCTGTCACCGCCGTCAGCATGTCCGATTATTTGGTGGATGGACAAGACGGGCCGCTCGCTCCTTTTTCGCCAGCCCGTTTTTTAGCGGCGAGCGATAAGAGATGA
- a CDS encoding iron-sulfur cluster biosynthesis family protein: MSIQLRIEPAFARAYQRYADFRPGDTLRLYVRTGGPGTGGLFYAIEKDEREEGDAVFEVEGMRFIIRPSDFWYFDGGELRFDQRYGEYGFSFANPRLLGE, encoded by the coding sequence ATGAGTATCCAACTGCGAATCGAACCGGCCTTCGCACGGGCCTACCAGCGCTACGCGGACTTTCGCCCCGGCGACACGCTCCGGCTGTATGTGCGGACGGGCGGACCGGGCACAGGCGGACTTTTCTACGCGATTGAGAAGGATGAGCGGGAAGAGGGCGACGCTGTATTTGAAGTAGAGGGGATGCGCTTCATCATCCGCCCGAGCGACTTCTGGTACTTCGATGGAGGCGAACTCCGTTTTGATCAGCGGTACGGGGAATACGGCTTTTCCTTTGCCAATCCGCGGCTCCTGGGAGAGTGA